The following are encoded together in the Bombus affinis isolate iyBomAffi1 chromosome 6, iyBomAffi1.2, whole genome shotgun sequence genome:
- the LOC126917543 gene encoding uncharacterized protein LOC126917543 isoform X1, with amino-acid sequence MKLVIALGVLCCLAAIGTASPLPKISAATSTSNQVATGRQATQQPAAVSEDDDDDDDDDDDVDFDITGDDDDDDDDDDDDDDDDDASDYFERFIEDILGEEDDDDDDDEATPVEPVAPVVAAPIAPALPAAVEADLNAAAAEAEHAAETAAESTAVDSEPTAVEEDEGNAVGEGQAVSGIHETGLEGAESVSNPVHVPAVSTNEADTEDDDDEDDEDDEDDVDLVYAEDDDDEDEDDEDDEDDEDSIADIAGARQARMMQSEPSNDVSAIYVAKYNRFVDNILGRINKILRSNYDPVTVKLSNANAKSKSGKQKSKSKTKKNNSKTGIKKSNMAVVSVTTEKIIEEVPENTQKTLEAVENTTMSAATVEKEATTIVSELQVSSRSNVETTTKSTNKRVSNSNSKKSNKTRGGTKNKTKQTSNNKNKTKKNKPKARATLYGLASLQRSGDVSVNMMSDHTMIKTRFTLGPLILKVEKEFGRAAKKELRSATATTAEMSGKLSLRVLHGGAATLNSIRVLQPKQVRVESADDHDRTREFVWKRSSHIAHLVSEKLSSATRSMLRPPPVAVAAA; translated from the exons ATGAAGTTGGTGATAGCGTTGGGAGTATTGTGCTGCCTGGCGGCAATCGGAACCGCATCGCCGCTGCCAAAAATCTCAGCGGCGACTTCTACGTCGAATCAGGTTGCAACCGGAAGACAGGCGACGCAGCAGCCAGCAGCAGTCAGCGaagacgatgacgatgacgacgatgacgacgacgacgtcgacTTCGATATCACGGGTGACGACGATgatgacgacgatgacgacgacgacgacgacgacgacgacgatgctTCCGATTATTTCGAACGTTTCATCGAGGATATATTAG GTGAAgaggacgacgatgacgacgacgacgaagccACCCCTGTAGAACCAGTGGCGCCAGTAGTGGCGGCGCCAATAGCGCCTGCACTTCCGGCGGCTGTCGAAGCCGATTTGAACGCCGCCGCCGCGGAAGCGGAGCATGCAGCAGAAACCGCTGCGGAGAGCACAGCCGTGGATAGCGAGCCGACAGCCGTCGAGGAAGACGAAGGAAACGCAGTGGGAGAGGGGCAAGCCGTATCCGGTATCCACGAAACCGGGCTCGAAGGTGCGGAATCCGTGTCAAATCCTGTCCACGTCCCAGCCGTATCAACGAACGAGGCAGATACCGAGGACGATGATGACGAggacgacgaggacgacgagGACGACGTCGATCTGGTATACGCCGAGGACGACGAtgacgaggacgaggacgacgaGGACGATGAGGATGACGAGGACAGCATCGCCGACATCGCTGGCGCCAGGCAAGCAC GAATGATGCAGTCGGAACCAAGCAACGACGTATCAGCGATTTACGTGGCGAAATACAATCGTTTCGTGGACAACATCTTaggaagaattaataaaatcttacgtAGCAATTATGACCCAGTGACGGTGAAATTGTCCAACGCGAATGCCAAATCAAAGTCCGGTAAACAGAAGAGCAAAAGCAAGACGAAGAAGAACAATAGCAAGACTGGAATAAAGAAGAGCAATATGGCAGTAGTTTCGGTGACCACAGAGAAAATTATCGAGGAAGTTCCTGAAAACACACAG AAAACTCTGGAGGCCGTTGAAAACACGACTATGTCAGCTGCTACCGTTGAAAAGGAAGCAACTACTATCGTATCTGAACTTCAAGTATCAAGTAGATCGAACGTGGAGACAACTACAAAATCTACAAACAAACGAGTATCTAATTCGAACAGcaaaaaatcaaataaaactCGCGGTGGAACGAAGAACAAAACGAAACAGACTagcaataataaaaataag ACAAAGAAAAATAAACCAAAGGCGAGAGCCACACTTTACGGACTCGCGAGCCTACAAAGATCCGGAGACGTGTCTGTGAACATGATGAGCGATCACACCATGATCAAAACGAGATTTACTCTTGGTCCTTTGATACTAAAGGTTGAAAAGGAATTTGGTAGAGCTGCAAAGAAGGAATTGAGAAGCGCGACTGCTACCACTGCCGAAATGTCGGGTAAACTGAGTCTTCGAGTTCTTCATGGTGGTGCAGCTACCCTCAATTCCATCCGTGTTCTGCAACCTAAACAG
- the LOC126917547 gene encoding ovalbumin-related protein X-like isoform X2, whose amino-acid sequence MAQSPADSKDNINEDLSTSCNDFTRDFYKELSSTSVGNIINSPLSIHMILSHLSHGAESTTLNELTKSLCHYNKDLIQEGYKSLIIQLNDLGNIKLYIANSMYIQDGFELLEEFLTIGKEFYQSEISKIDFRNNVDAAEKINSWVKKKTNSKISDLVSSDDFAEDTKLVLINAIYFNGSWLKTFDTKNTKDKIFHVTRTQTRLIPTMFNKSQYSNGNIPTLQAKFIEVPYMNTDIVMIIILPNEIDGLSNLQTNFSWEILANAPRSYSEIELYLPKFKIEFSVDLKNILNKLGLSTMFKPSANFSRISSTPLIVDKILHKAIIEVNEAGTEAAAATVVQMRLRRMAHFKEPEQFIVDRPFMFIIEYKPKNIPLFIGNIRDIQIAPQKDEL is encoded by the exons ATGGCGCAATCGCCTGCAGATAGTAAAGATAATATAAATGAAGATTTGTCTACATCTTGTAATGATTTCACAAGAGATTTTTATAAG gaATTATCTTCTACCAGTGTAGGAAATATAATTAATTCACCATTAAGTATACATATGATATTGTCTCATCTTTCTCATGGCGCAGAATCTACAACCTTAAATGAATTGACTAAGAGTCTTTGTCACTATAATAAAGATTTGATACAAGAAGGGTATAAATCTTTAATAATTCAGTTAAAT GACTTGGGAAATATTAAATTGTACATTGCAAACTCAATGTACATTCAAGATGGATTTGAATTACTGGAGGAATTTTTAACAATAGGAAAGGAATTTTATCAATCTGAGATTTCAAAAATAGATTTTAGAAATAATGTTGACGCAGCTGAGAAAATTAATAGTTGGGTTAAAAAGAAAACGAATAGTAAAATATCCGATCTTGTATCTTcag ATGATTTTGCTGAGGATACAAAATTAGTATTAATAAATGCAATCTATTTTAATGGTAGTTGGCTTAAAACATTTGATACAAAGAATACAaaggataaaatatttcatgtGACAAGAACTCAAACAAGGCTGATACCAACAATGTTCAATAAGTCTCAATACAGTAATGGTAACATACCAACATTGCAAGCAAAATTTATTGAAGTTCCATATATG AATACAGACAtagtaatgataataatattacCAAATGAAATAGATGGgctttcaaatttgcaaactaATTTTTCATGGGAAATACTTGCAAATGCACCTCGATCATACAGTGAAATTGAGTTATATCTTCcaaaattcaaaattgaattttcagtagacttgaaaaatatattaaataag CTTGGGTTAAGCACAATGTTCAAACCTAGTGCAAATTTCAGTCGTATTTCCAGTACGCCACTTATAGTTGATAAAATTTTGCATAAAGCAATTATAGAAGTTAATGAAGCAGGTACTGAAGCCGCGGCTGCAACAG TTGTTCAGATGAGACTTCGACGTATGGCACATTTCAAGGAACCAGAACAATTTATAGTCGATCGGCCTTTCATGTTTATAATTGAATATAAACCGAAAAACATACCTCTTTTTATCGGAAATATACGAGATATACAAATTGCTCCCCAAAAAGATGAATTATAA
- the LOC126917547 gene encoding ovalbumin-related protein X-like isoform X1 — protein sequence MSFFIIYSVLNTYIIITMAQSPADSKDNINEDLSTSCNDFTRDFYKELSSTSVGNIINSPLSIHMILSHLSHGAESTTLNELTKSLCHYNKDLIQEGYKSLIIQLNDLGNIKLYIANSMYIQDGFELLEEFLTIGKEFYQSEISKIDFRNNVDAAEKINSWVKKKTNSKISDLVSSDDFAEDTKLVLINAIYFNGSWLKTFDTKNTKDKIFHVTRTQTRLIPTMFNKSQYSNGNIPTLQAKFIEVPYMNTDIVMIIILPNEIDGLSNLQTNFSWEILANAPRSYSEIELYLPKFKIEFSVDLKNILNKLGLSTMFKPSANFSRISSTPLIVDKILHKAIIEVNEAGTEAAAATVVQMRLRRMAHFKEPEQFIVDRPFMFIIEYKPKNIPLFIGNIRDIQIAPQKDEL from the exons atGTCATTCTTTATAATATATTCAG TATTAAATACTTACATCATAATTACAATGGCGCAATCGCCTGCAGATAGTAAAGATAATATAAATGAAGATTTGTCTACATCTTGTAATGATTTCACAAGAGATTTTTATAAG gaATTATCTTCTACCAGTGTAGGAAATATAATTAATTCACCATTAAGTATACATATGATATTGTCTCATCTTTCTCATGGCGCAGAATCTACAACCTTAAATGAATTGACTAAGAGTCTTTGTCACTATAATAAAGATTTGATACAAGAAGGGTATAAATCTTTAATAATTCAGTTAAAT GACTTGGGAAATATTAAATTGTACATTGCAAACTCAATGTACATTCAAGATGGATTTGAATTACTGGAGGAATTTTTAACAATAGGAAAGGAATTTTATCAATCTGAGATTTCAAAAATAGATTTTAGAAATAATGTTGACGCAGCTGAGAAAATTAATAGTTGGGTTAAAAAGAAAACGAATAGTAAAATATCCGATCTTGTATCTTcag ATGATTTTGCTGAGGATACAAAATTAGTATTAATAAATGCAATCTATTTTAATGGTAGTTGGCTTAAAACATTTGATACAAAGAATACAaaggataaaatatttcatgtGACAAGAACTCAAACAAGGCTGATACCAACAATGTTCAATAAGTCTCAATACAGTAATGGTAACATACCAACATTGCAAGCAAAATTTATTGAAGTTCCATATATG AATACAGACAtagtaatgataataatattacCAAATGAAATAGATGGgctttcaaatttgcaaactaATTTTTCATGGGAAATACTTGCAAATGCACCTCGATCATACAGTGAAATTGAGTTATATCTTCcaaaattcaaaattgaattttcagtagacttgaaaaatatattaaataag CTTGGGTTAAGCACAATGTTCAAACCTAGTGCAAATTTCAGTCGTATTTCCAGTACGCCACTTATAGTTGATAAAATTTTGCATAAAGCAATTATAGAAGTTAATGAAGCAGGTACTGAAGCCGCGGCTGCAACAG TTGTTCAGATGAGACTTCGACGTATGGCACATTTCAAGGAACCAGAACAATTTATAGTCGATCGGCCTTTCATGTTTATAATTGAATATAAACCGAAAAACATACCTCTTTTTATCGGAAATATACGAGATATACAAATTGCTCCCCAAAAAGATGAATTATAA
- the LOC126917543 gene encoding uncharacterized protein LOC126917543 isoform X2 — MKLVIALGVLCCLAAIGTASPLPKISAATSTSNQVATGRQATQQPAAVSEDDDDDDDDDDDVDFDITGDDDDDDDDDDDDDDDDDASDYFERFIEDILGEEDDDDDDDEATPVEPVAPVVAAPIAPALPAAVEADLNAAAAEAEHAAETAAESTAVDSEPTAVEEDEGNAVGEGQAVSGIHETGLEGMMQSEPSNDVSAIYVAKYNRFVDNILGRINKILRSNYDPVTVKLSNANAKSKSGKQKSKSKTKKNNSKTGIKKSNMAVVSVTTEKIIEEVPENTQKTLEAVENTTMSAATVEKEATTIVSELQVSSRSNVETTTKSTNKRVSNSNSKKSNKTRGGTKNKTKQTSNNKNKTKKNKPKARATLYGLASLQRSGDVSVNMMSDHTMIKTRFTLGPLILKVEKEFGRAAKKELRSATATTAEMSGKLSLRVLHGGAATLNSIRVLQPKQVRVESADDHDRTREFVWKRSSHIAHLVSEKLSSATRSMLRPPPVAVAAA, encoded by the exons ATGAAGTTGGTGATAGCGTTGGGAGTATTGTGCTGCCTGGCGGCAATCGGAACCGCATCGCCGCTGCCAAAAATCTCAGCGGCGACTTCTACGTCGAATCAGGTTGCAACCGGAAGACAGGCGACGCAGCAGCCAGCAGCAGTCAGCGaagacgatgacgatgacgacgatgacgacgacgacgtcgacTTCGATATCACGGGTGACGACGATgatgacgacgatgacgacgacgacgacgacgacgacgacgatgctTCCGATTATTTCGAACGTTTCATCGAGGATATATTAG GTGAAgaggacgacgatgacgacgacgacgaagccACCCCTGTAGAACCAGTGGCGCCAGTAGTGGCGGCGCCAATAGCGCCTGCACTTCCGGCGGCTGTCGAAGCCGATTTGAACGCCGCCGCCGCGGAAGCGGAGCATGCAGCAGAAACCGCTGCGGAGAGCACAGCCGTGGATAGCGAGCCGACAGCCGTCGAGGAAGACGAAGGAAACGCAGTGGGAGAGGGGCAAGCCGTATCCGGTATCCACGAAACCGGGCTCGAAG GAATGATGCAGTCGGAACCAAGCAACGACGTATCAGCGATTTACGTGGCGAAATACAATCGTTTCGTGGACAACATCTTaggaagaattaataaaatcttacgtAGCAATTATGACCCAGTGACGGTGAAATTGTCCAACGCGAATGCCAAATCAAAGTCCGGTAAACAGAAGAGCAAAAGCAAGACGAAGAAGAACAATAGCAAGACTGGAATAAAGAAGAGCAATATGGCAGTAGTTTCGGTGACCACAGAGAAAATTATCGAGGAAGTTCCTGAAAACACACAG AAAACTCTGGAGGCCGTTGAAAACACGACTATGTCAGCTGCTACCGTTGAAAAGGAAGCAACTACTATCGTATCTGAACTTCAAGTATCAAGTAGATCGAACGTGGAGACAACTACAAAATCTACAAACAAACGAGTATCTAATTCGAACAGcaaaaaatcaaataaaactCGCGGTGGAACGAAGAACAAAACGAAACAGACTagcaataataaaaataag ACAAAGAAAAATAAACCAAAGGCGAGAGCCACACTTTACGGACTCGCGAGCCTACAAAGATCCGGAGACGTGTCTGTGAACATGATGAGCGATCACACCATGATCAAAACGAGATTTACTCTTGGTCCTTTGATACTAAAGGTTGAAAAGGAATTTGGTAGAGCTGCAAAGAAGGAATTGAGAAGCGCGACTGCTACCACTGCCGAAATGTCGGGTAAACTGAGTCTTCGAGTTCTTCATGGTGGTGCAGCTACCCTCAATTCCATCCGTGTTCTGCAACCTAAACAG